A section of the Chitinivibrionales bacterium genome encodes:
- a CDS encoding VWA domain-containing protein has translation MRFGSPTYFWLMLCIPLLVGIFILAHQWKQAALSRFASLALMKRLTPEKILQRQVVRWVLFLAFVFFAVLALTRPRFGVKMEMVERKGVDIIVALDISKSMLAEDVAPDRLDRAKFETEKFIDLLKGDRVGIIVFAGESFVQCPLTLDYGAAKMFLDAVNTDWVQTPGTAIADAINQAIDAFKTQKNKSKVLVLLSDGEDHTGDVEVTAQKAAQQGIKIFTVGIGSESGVPIPVGKGKGNVAYKKDAEGNLVMTRLNSLMLEKIAMEGHGKYFHAGTTLDMPGIYREISKMEKNELGADRMNVFEEQYQWFLAIALLFLFLESAVPPVARSMQEWKGRIG, from the coding sequence ATGAGATTCGGCAGCCCCACCTATTTCTGGCTGATGCTCTGCATCCCGCTGCTGGTCGGAATCTTCATCCTCGCCCACCAATGGAAGCAGGCGGCGCTTTCCCGTTTCGCCTCGCTTGCGCTCATGAAGCGCCTGACGCCGGAGAAAATACTGCAGCGGCAGGTGGTCAGATGGGTGCTGTTCCTCGCGTTCGTGTTTTTCGCGGTGCTGGCGCTCACCCGGCCGCGGTTCGGCGTGAAAATGGAAATGGTGGAACGGAAGGGCGTGGACATCATCGTTGCGCTTGACATATCAAAAAGCATGCTCGCCGAGGACGTCGCGCCCGACCGTCTCGACCGCGCGAAATTCGAGACCGAAAAATTCATCGACCTGCTCAAGGGGGACCGGGTGGGCATCATCGTGTTCGCGGGCGAGAGCTTCGTGCAGTGCCCCCTCACGCTCGACTACGGCGCGGCGAAGATGTTCCTCGACGCGGTGAACACCGACTGGGTGCAGACGCCGGGCACGGCCATCGCCGACGCGATCAACCAGGCGATCGACGCGTTCAAGACCCAGAAGAACAAGTCGAAGGTGCTCGTTCTCCTCTCCGACGGCGAGGACCACACCGGCGACGTCGAGGTCACGGCGCAGAAGGCGGCACAACAGGGGATAAAAATATTCACCGTGGGCATCGGCTCGGAAAGCGGCGTGCCTATTCCTGTCGGTAAAGGAAAGGGCAACGTTGCCTACAAAAAAGACGCCGAGGGGAACCTCGTCATGACGCGCCTCAACTCGCTCATGCTCGAAAAAATCGCCATGGAGGGACACGGCAAGTATTTTCACGCCGGCACGACGCTTGACATGCCCGGCATCTACCGTGAAATTTCCAAAATGGAAAAAAACGAGCTCGGCGCCGACCGGATGAACGTGTTCGAGGAACAGTACCAGTGGTTCCTTGCGATCGCGCTGCTGTTCCTTTTCCTCGAATCCGCCGTTCCGCCCGTTGCGCGGTCCATGCAGGAATGGAAAGGGAGAATCGGGTGA
- a CDS encoding tetratricopeptide repeat protein has translation MSNFSGYRQKQSTLFIGACIIVCFCGLAMSSFSDELYSKNKNANSLYQSKKYDEALKSYDNLILEYPAEQKLKMNKGSAQYRLGDFDKAEESYGQAKEIKDKKALAALYYNLGNAQFMQGERLGAQNGQQAMEKYKAALENYIKSLDLRPSDRDTKWNVQLAQKKIKQMEQQQQQNNKDNKQNKDNKDQNKQDNKNQQNQDKKNQNKQDQKQDQNKKDDNKQDKQNQQQDQNKKDQEQQKPEPTPQQKQEDMKKDEAKRIIEQFSDDDKELNKKPEKMGVAGQKKVEKDW, from the coding sequence GTGAGCAATTTTTCAGGATACCGTCAAAAGCAATCCACGCTGTTCATCGGCGCCTGCATCATTGTATGTTTCTGCGGCTTGGCAATGTCTTCCTTTTCCGACGAATTGTATTCGAAGAATAAAAATGCGAACAGCCTTTATCAGAGCAAAAAGTATGACGAGGCCCTAAAGTCGTATGACAACCTCATCCTCGAGTATCCGGCCGAGCAGAAGCTCAAAATGAACAAGGGGTCCGCGCAATACCGGCTCGGCGACTTTGACAAAGCGGAAGAATCGTACGGCCAGGCAAAAGAAATCAAGGACAAAAAAGCGCTTGCCGCGCTGTATTACAACCTCGGCAACGCCCAGTTCATGCAGGGTGAGCGCCTCGGCGCTCAAAACGGCCAGCAGGCCATGGAAAAGTACAAGGCCGCGCTGGAAAATTATATTAAGTCTCTTGATTTGCGGCCTTCCGACAGGGACACGAAATGGAACGTGCAGCTTGCGCAGAAGAAAATAAAGCAGATGGAGCAGCAGCAACAGCAAAACAACAAGGACAACAAGCAGAACAAAGACAACAAGGATCAAAACAAACAGGACAATAAAAACCAGCAGAATCAGGATAAGAAAAACCAAAACAAGCAGGACCAAAAGCAAGATCAGAACAAGAAAGACGACAATAAGCAGGACAAGCAGAACCAGCAGCAGGACCAAAACAAAAAAGACCAGGAGCAACAAAAACCCGAGCCCACGCCGCAGCAGAAACAGGAAGACATGAAAAAGGACGAGGCGAAAAGGATCATTGAGCAGTTTTCAGATGATGACAAGGAATTGAACAAGAAGCCGGAAAAGATGGGCGTTGCGGGACAGAAAAAAGTGGAGAAAGACTGGTAA